The genomic DNA TCGACGCCAGGCCCGAGAGCTGCAAGGTGCGCTTCCGGCGGGTGGAGGAGCCGGTGGTGGGGGTGGACGCCGACACGTACGCGCTGGTCTTCGTGCAGTTCCAGATCTTCCCCGGCCGGTCGCCCGAGGCGAAGGCGGCGCTGAGCGAGGCGGTGCTCGCCGAGCTGCCGGCGCACCTGGGCGACCGGTCGGCGCCGGTTGACGCGGCCGTGGACATCAAGGACATCGACCGCGACTGCTACCGCGGCACGGTCCTGGCGCCCTGAGCGACCCGGTACCGTAACGCCCCGTGAGTACCTGGATCTGGGCCATCGCGGCCGTCGTGCTGTTCGCCGTCTACCTCAGCTGGACGGCGGGCCGGCTCGACCGGCTGCACGCCCGGATCGACGCGGCGAAGGCCTCGCTGGACGCGCAGCTGGTGCGCCGGGCGTCGGTGGCGATGGAGCTGGCCACCTCCTCGCTGCTGGACCCGGCGGCGTCGATCCTGCTGTACGAGGCGGCGCACGCTGCCCGGCAGAGCGAGGACGAGCACCGCGAGGTGGCGGAGAGCGCGCTGAGCCTGGCGCTGCGCGCGGTGCTGGAGCAGCCGGAGCAGGTGACGGCGCTGCTGGAGGCGCCCGGTGGCGCGGAGGCTGTGAAGGATCTCACGGCGGCGGTGCGCCGGGTGCCGATGGCCCGCAGGTTCCACAACGACGCGGTCCGGGCGGCGCGCGCGGTGCGCGAGCACCGTTTGGTCCGCTATTTCCGACTTGCGGGCCGGGCGCCGTTCCCGATGGCTTTCGAGATGGACGACGAACCCCCGGCGGCGCTCACTCCGGAGGGTGCTCCCGCGTAGGATTCTGTTGCCTGTTTGTCGTATGCGGAGCGCCTGTCTGGACCGGATGGAGCATGGGTAAGCACCGTTTCGGGCCTACGATAGGGCGATAGCACTGGTTCATCTTCGAGTGAGGTCTCACGTGTCCACCACCCCCATCACCGCAGACCAGCCGCAGATCGGCACCGCCCGCGTCAAGCGCGGCATGGCCGAGCAGCTCAAGGGCGGTGTGATCATGGACGTGGTCAACGCCGAGCAGGCGAAGATCGCCGAGGACGCCGGTGCGGTCGCCGTCATGGCGCTGGAGCGGGTCCCCGCGGACATCCGCAAGGACGGCGGCGTGGCCCGGATGTCCGACCCGAACATGATCGAGGAGATCATCGCCGCGGTCTCCATCCCGGTCATGGCCAAGTCGCGCATCGGCCACTTCGTCGAGGCCCAGGTCCTCCAGTCGCTCGGTGTCGACTACATCGACGAGTCCGAGGTGCTCACCCCGGCCGACGAGGTCAACCACTCCGACAAGTGGGCCTTCACCACCCCCTTCGTCTGTGGCGCCACCAACCTGGGCGAGGCCCTGCGCCGCATCGCCGAGGGCGCGGCCATGATCCGCTCGAAGGGCGAGGCCGGCACCGGCAACGTCGTCGAGGCGGTCCGCCACCTGCGCCAGATCAAGAACGAAATCGCCAAGCTGCGCGGCTTCGACAACAACGAGCTGTACGCCGCCGCCAAGGAGCTGCGCGCCCCGTACGAGCTGGTCCGCGAGGTCGCCGAGCTCGGCAAGCTGCCGGTCGTGCTGTTCTCCGCCGGTGGCGTCGCCACCCCGGCCGACGCCGCCCTGATGCGCCAGCTCGGCGCCGAGGGCGTGTTCGTCGGCTCCGGCATCTTCAAGTCCGGCGACCCGGCCAAGCGCGCCGCCGCCATCGTGAAGGCCACCACCTTCTTCGACGACCCGAAGATCATCGCCGACGCCTCCCGCAACCTGGGCGAGGCCATGGTCGGCATCAACTGCGACACCCTGCCGGAGACCGAGCGCTACGCCAACCGCGGCTGGTAATCGCTCCGCCCCGTCGGCCCGCCGCAGCGCCCCGGGCGCGCGGCGGGCCGCGTCACGTACGACCCCGATCCAACCGAAGAGGTAAGCAGTGAGCACCCCCGTCATCGGCGTCCTGGCCCTGCAGGGCGATGTCCGCGAGCACCTGGTGGCGCTGGCCGCCGCCGACGCCGTCGCGCGGCAGGTGCGCCGGCCCGAGGAGCTGGCCGAGGTCGACGCCCTGGTGATGCCGGGCGGCGAGTCGACCACCATCTCCAAGCTGGCCGTCCTCTTCGGCCTGATGGACCCGCTGCGCGAGCGGGTCGCCGCCGGGATGCCGGTCTACGGCACCTGCGCGGGCATGATCATGCTGGCCGACAAGATCCTCGACGGCCGGGACGACCAGGAGACCGTCGGCGGCATCGACATGACCGTGCGCCGCAACGCCTTCGGCCGGCAGAACGAGTCCTTCGAGACCTCGATCCCGTTCGAGGGACTCGAGGGCGGCCCGGTCAACGGCGTGTTCATCCGCGCCCCCTGGGTCGAGGCGGTCGGCGCCGGCGTCCAGGTGCTCGCCGAGCTGCCGGCGGCCGACGGCCCGGACAGCCGGATCGTCGCGGTCCGCCAGGGCAACCTGCTCGCCACCTCGTTCCACCCCGAGCTGACCGGCGACCACCGGGTGCACGAGTACTTCGTGCGCATGGTCAGTGGTTCCTGAGGGTCACCGGTAAGATCTCTTCTGTTCAATTCCCTTTTGGCGACGTAAAGGAGCTGGCGATGTCCGGCCACTCTAAGTGGGCTACCACCAAGCACAAGAAGGCCGTGATCGACGCCAAGCGCGGCAAGCTCTTCGCCAAGATGATCAAGAACATCGAGGTGGCGGCGCGCACCGGCGGCGGCGACCCGGCCGGCAACCCGACCCTCTACGACGCCATCCAGAAGGCGAAGAAGAGCTCCGTCCCGATCGACAACATCAACCGCGCCGTCAAGCGCGGTTCCGGTGCCGAGGCCGGTGGCGCGGACTACTCCACCATCATGTACGAGGGCTACGGCCCGAACGGCGTCGCCGTGCTGATCGAGTGCCTCACCGACAACCGCAACCGCGCCGCCTCCGACGTGCGCGTCGCCATGACCCGCAACGGCGGCTCGATGGCCGACCCGGGCTCGGTCTCGTACCTCTTCAACCGCAAGGGCGTCGTGATCGTCCCCAAGGCGGACGGCGTGGACGAGGACAAGCTCTTCGAGGTCGTCCTGGACGCGGGCGCGGAGGAGGTCAACGACCTCGGCGAGTCCTTCGAGATCATCTCCGAGGCCACCGACATGGTCCCGGTCCGCACCGCCCTGGTCGATGCCGGCATCGACTACGACTCGGCCGACGCCAACTTCGTCCCCAGCATGCAGGTCGAGCTGGACGTCGACGGCGCCCGCAAGATCCTGAAGCTGATCGACGCCCTCGAGGACAGCGACGACGTGCAGAACGTCTTCGCCAACTTCGACATCAGCGACGAGGTCGGTGCGCAGCTCGACGCCGAGTGAGACGCCGTACCGCCCGGCCCGGTGCTCCCCTCGGGGAGCACCGGGCCGGTGTCGTTCGGCCGGTTGTCCGACCCGACGGGTAGCCT from Kitasatospora terrestris includes the following:
- a CDS encoding YebC/PmpR family DNA-binding transcriptional regulator; the protein is MSGHSKWATTKHKKAVIDAKRGKLFAKMIKNIEVAARTGGGDPAGNPTLYDAIQKAKKSSVPIDNINRAVKRGSGAEAGGADYSTIMYEGYGPNGVAVLIECLTDNRNRAASDVRVAMTRNGGSMADPGSVSYLFNRKGVVIVPKADGVDEDKLFEVVLDAGAEEVNDLGESFEIISEATDMVPVRTALVDAGIDYDSADANFVPSMQVELDVDGARKILKLIDALEDSDDVQNVFANFDISDEVGAQLDAE
- the pdxT gene encoding pyridoxal 5'-phosphate synthase glutaminase subunit PdxT — its product is MSTPVIGVLALQGDVREHLVALAAADAVARQVRRPEELAEVDALVMPGGESTTISKLAVLFGLMDPLRERVAAGMPVYGTCAGMIMLADKILDGRDDQETVGGIDMTVRRNAFGRQNESFETSIPFEGLEGGPVNGVFIRAPWVEAVGAGVQVLAELPAADGPDSRIVAVRQGNLLATSFHPELTGDHRVHEYFVRMVSGS
- a CDS encoding isomerase — encoded protein: MPQISVDYSERLADSFDRRAFGLALNRLAVELIDARPESCKVRFRRVEEPVVGVDADTYALVFVQFQIFPGRSPEAKAALSEAVLAELPAHLGDRSAPVDAAVDIKDIDRDCYRGTVLAP
- the pdxS gene encoding pyridoxal 5'-phosphate synthase lyase subunit PdxS yields the protein MSTTPITADQPQIGTARVKRGMAEQLKGGVIMDVVNAEQAKIAEDAGAVAVMALERVPADIRKDGGVARMSDPNMIEEIIAAVSIPVMAKSRIGHFVEAQVLQSLGVDYIDESEVLTPADEVNHSDKWAFTTPFVCGATNLGEALRRIAEGAAMIRSKGEAGTGNVVEAVRHLRQIKNEIAKLRGFDNNELYAAAKELRAPYELVREVAELGKLPVVLFSAGGVATPADAALMRQLGAEGVFVGSGIFKSGDPAKRAAAIVKATTFFDDPKIIADASRNLGEAMVGINCDTLPETERYANRGW